In Streptomyces sp. SN-593, a single genomic region encodes these proteins:
- a CDS encoding D-arabinono-1,4-lactone oxidase gives MRTNWAGNLTFGAERVHCPATLDELRAIVAGSRRVKALGSGHSFNAIADTHGDLVELAALPAEIDVDSAAGTVRVAAGVRYAELAAHLHARGLALPNLASLPHISVAGSVATGTHGSGDANGSLATSVTALDLVTSGGDTLSLSRERDGDRFDGAVVSLGALGIATHLTLDVVPAFQVRQTARTALALDDALAHFDALTGAAYSVSLFTDWRVRGFTQVWLKRLDGTPEPDLPWTAAAPGPLHPVPGIDPVHCTPQDGTAGPWYERLPHFRPQFTPSSGAELQSEYLVPRAHGTAAIAAVADLRALLAPVLLTCEVRTIAADRLWLSPAYGHDTVGLHFTWRQDTPAVTAVLGRMEAALAPYGARPHWGKLATTDPATVRGLYPRMADFRALVADLDPDGTFGNAFTRRLLAP, from the coding sequence ATGCGGACCAACTGGGCGGGGAACCTCACCTTCGGCGCGGAACGCGTGCACTGCCCGGCCACGCTCGACGAGTTGCGCGCGATCGTCGCCGGCAGCCGACGGGTCAAGGCGCTCGGCAGCGGACACTCCTTCAACGCGATAGCCGACACCCACGGAGACCTCGTCGAACTGGCCGCGCTCCCGGCCGAGATCGACGTCGACAGCGCCGCCGGCACCGTCCGCGTCGCCGCCGGCGTCCGCTACGCCGAACTCGCCGCGCACCTGCACGCCCGCGGCCTCGCGCTGCCCAACCTCGCCTCCCTGCCGCACATCTCGGTGGCCGGCTCGGTCGCCACCGGCACCCACGGCTCGGGCGACGCCAACGGCTCGCTGGCCACCTCCGTGACCGCCCTGGACCTGGTCACCTCCGGCGGCGACACGCTCAGCCTCAGCCGCGAACGCGACGGCGACCGCTTCGACGGCGCCGTGGTCTCGCTCGGCGCGCTCGGCATCGCCACCCACCTCACCCTCGACGTGGTGCCCGCCTTCCAGGTCCGGCAGACCGCCCGCACCGCCCTCGCCCTCGACGACGCGCTGGCCCACTTCGACGCCCTCACCGGCGCCGCCTACAGCGTCAGCCTCTTCACCGACTGGCGGGTGCGGGGCTTCACCCAGGTCTGGCTGAAGCGGCTCGACGGCACCCCGGAACCCGACCTGCCGTGGACCGCGGCGGCCCCCGGCCCGCTGCACCCGGTGCCCGGCATCGACCCGGTGCACTGCACCCCCCAGGACGGCACCGCCGGCCCCTGGTACGAACGGCTGCCGCACTTCCGCCCCCAGTTCACCCCCAGCAGCGGAGCGGAACTCCAGTCCGAGTACCTCGTGCCGCGCGCCCACGGCACCGCCGCCATCGCGGCCGTCGCCGACCTGCGCGCGCTGCTCGCGCCGGTCCTGCTGACCTGCGAGGTCCGCACGATCGCCGCCGACCGGCTCTGGCTCAGCCCCGCCTACGGGCACGACACCGTCGGCCTGCACTTCACCTGGCGCCAGGACACCCCCGCCGTGACCGCGGTGCTCGGCCGGATGGAGGCGGCCCTCGCCCCCTACGGTGCCCGCCCGCACTGGGGCAAGCTCGCCACCACCGACCCGGCGACCGTGCGCGGCCTCTACCCCCGGATGGCGGACTTCCGGGCGCTCGTGGCGGACCTCGATCCCGACGGCACCTTCGGCAACGCCTTCACCCGCCGCCTGCTCGCGCCGTGA